The genomic DNA CAGTGTCATAGCTAAGAGCAGTGCCAGCTAATTCATCATTGGTAAAAGCATATACACTTGAAACACAAAAAAACATAACACAAAATAAAATAAAGATTTGTGCGTACTTTCTCATTTTCTCTCTCCTCTGCTCGGTTTTGGGTTGTTGTGAAGGAACATTTTTTCCGAGCGTTGGCAGCAGTTTAAACTATTTTTTATTAGTTGTCAAGTCTTTTTTAACAAATAGTATTTTTTTGTTTTTAATTTATAAGAATTCTATTTGAATTATTTAATACATTTTATTTTAAAGGCAATTCAATTGTACGTAAACTTAAATTTTTATCATTACACTCTGTGCCTAATTTCAAACTGTCTGGATTTTTTACACATTCACTTTCTAAGAAAACTGCCTTTGTTCCATCATTTGAGATTATGATAAGTTTACCTCTGGTTGGCAATTCTTCTGTCTTTCTAGTGTTAAAATCTAAATGATAATTGAAAAATGGCCCATTATTTAATTTGGAATCTTTTGGCCATTGCCAAGCAGATCCAATTAAAGTATTTTCAGTTAAAGATGTAAGAATAGGATCAATATGCCTAGTATAAAACCCTAGAGAATCTTTTATTTCATTATTTTTCATAATTCTAGTCCAACCTACATCTCCTTCCTTACCAAACCCTATATGATCAAAGGTAAATATGTTTTTATTATCATCTAACGTTGAGGTACACGGCACATTTTTACTATTCATCCAGTCCAACAAGCGATTTAATTGACGATTTGTTTCAATAAATTTACGCTGAATAAAATAATTGTATGAAAGGGCTATAAAAAATACTAATATTATTGCTGATATAACTACTACTTTTTGTTTTTTGTTGTTTAACATATTAAAATAATTTTTTATTTAATTTTGTAATAGAAGAAATTTTTTCAATTAAAGTATTATGTATTATTACAGGAATTTCTTTTTCACCTAAATGAAAAGCTACTATTGTTCTATGGCGTCCATCATTAAAAGAAATATTAGGTAAATTATTTATGAAAATTTCTGGTGGATCAATAAATCCCCCATCACCCCAATGTTCTAACAATTTTGCGATTCTAAAATCACGTTCGTCGATACCATTAAATAATATATCGGGTTTTAACTTTGTATGACCCATTTCTCCAAAATCTGCTTTATTGATTAATTCTTTTGTATTTACAAGATATATAGAATAATCTTTTAAACCAATAAGCTTGTAATACTTAGATAAATATTTTTTATTAGTCCCATAAGCCCACTTAACAATGATTTTATTAATTTCAAATAAACTTTTATTTTTATATGAATCAATATAATTTATGATTTCTTTTGACAACTTCACTTTTGTGTTTTGCATACAAAAATAACAATAAAATCTTTTTGACTAATTTTAGTTAAATTTTTTCATAATTGGAAAAATAATTTAATAAATTATTTTCTTCATCTTCTTTAATTAATTTTATACAAATTAAATTTTTAACGGCTCTTGAACAGGCAACATAAAACAATTTCTGATTTTTAAGTTTTTTCTCTAATTCTTCATCGCTAAAAATAATTTGAAAATCATATTGATTCCAAAAAAATTCGTCTAAGACAATCATTACATTTTCAATTTCTCCACCTTTTGTTTTATGCATGGTTATATATTCAGATTTGATATTTTCATCTATATATTCTTGATAATTAATAATTTCTTTAAAAGACACCTTTTTATTTTTAAATAAATCAAAATAAAATAGTTCCTTGTTATATTTTCGCAAAAATTCATTAAATAATTCTTTATCAACTTTCATTTGTTTTGCTGTTGTGTTACCGCTTTTATAAGAAGTTTTACGATCATGATAATCTTTATCTATACTTAATTCTCTTAAAAATTCATCTTTATTCTCAATGTAATAATTATAAGAACTAGTTTTTTTTACAAACTTATTTTCAAAAGCTTTTCCAACTGCTTTTATACAATCTATTTCACCTATAATCAATTCATTAAAAAAATTGGACACTGTTTCTTGATCTTCGATTTTTATTAACTTGAATCCTGACTTATTTATTGTTGTTAATACTTTATTATAATTTCTATTTTTAAAATCAATACATAATTTAGCTAAGTCATTAATGCCTAGTCTATCAAAATCTTTTTTTATAAGTTCATTAATTTCCCAGGTTCTTAAGCTATACAAATTATATAAATTACTAAAACCTAATTCATTCGCAATAGATTTATTAGTAAGCATTAATTTTGTATATTTCTGCTCTTCTCTATCTTCGGCTTTTTTTATTAGTTCAGATAACTTTAATAAATATTGATCTTTTTCTTCCTGAGGACTAAAAACGTTAGGTTTATTTTTACTATAAATTGAATAATATAATTTAACAATTCCTTTTCTATCATCTACAGTCTGTCCATCTTTTAACGCAACTTTTTGTTTTTATTTATGCTAGTCATGAAAGTCGCTGTATTCTTTAGATTTTAAATATGATTACCATAATTACAGGAAAACCTGGAGCTGGAAAAACCTTGTTCATGACTTACAAAGCTTTGGAAATGTTTTTGAAAGGATACGATATTTACGCAAATTGGAAGTTAGATTTTTCTGAATATGCAGTAAAGAAGAAAAACAATAAAAAAAAGCTAGGTAAAGTATATTTTTGGTCAGAGATTCCTGAATTACTTCATATTAAAGGCGGACAGATTTTTATTGATGAGGCCCAAGGATATTTTGATTCTAGAGAATGGCAAGATATGCCTCCTTCAGCTAAACAAAAATTTTCTGCTCACAGACATGATGTAAAGAAGGGTAAAAATGGACAAATTATTCCACTGAACATTTGGGCTGGTGTACAACACACCTCAAATATAGACAAAAGGATAAGAGATTTGGGGCAAAACTTTGCAGAAGTAAGAAACATTTTTCATTTGATATTTATGGTTTCCTACTTTGAATTGCAAGATTTAAAAGATGACAATTTAAAACGTCGAGCAGTCAAAAGAAAGGTATTTTTATTTAATAAGAAAAAAGCTAATTGTTATAACACGCATGAAGCTGTCAATTTTATTGAATATCCTGAATTTCTTTATCACAGAGAATACAAAAAAGAACATTCCAATGATAATACTGGTCTAATTCCCAATTCAGAAGAAATACCAGCTTACTCAAAAAACCGCAAGAAGTAAACAGCAAAAAGGGAGCGAATCCCTAAGGAGACACTCCCTTTTGCCTAGACAGTTTTTTGTCCCATCTTCTCGACTTGAAGAATATAGAAAAGACTTATACTTTTCGGATACTTCGAAACAATTAAGCCTTTTTCATCTCTTTGTTCAATAACAATAAAAGACTTAAGTGCTTTTTCTCCTGCTTTAACTTTATATCCATTTCTTAACCAACGGTTAAAAGTTAAACAATTACTCTTCGGATCGTAATTGCGAGCTTCTTCACCACCCCAACGGGCAATGGTTTGTTTGCGGACAATGTCAGAAGTTTTTTCTGACCCAGTCCAAGCGGATCTAATTTTCTTATCCATATAACTAAAATTCGGCCAATTTATTAAATCCGACGGTACGGCCGTTTATACCTTATCGGACAAGGTAAAAATAAAGCGTCTGATAGCTTGCCCTAGTCAAGGTGGAGGCTTCGCACTACCTTTATTTGGGATAAGCTGACGCTAAAATTAATTACCCTGATACGGTAAAAACAGTCCAAAATTTTATCTTTTGTGTTTTTCTTTTCAATTATTTACAGACAATCTTTTTTTGTCAGTAGGTTGCCCGACCGCCGACAAAAAAGATTGCTTAAAAATGGAATAAATACAAATTAAACTGACTCTCCTCTTAACTTGATTATAACCACACATCTAACAAAAAATTGTTATGACTTACTCCTACGACTTAAAGGTCGTGGTGTCGGGCAAGCAAGTTGAAGTATTCAAATATACAAAACACATTTGGCGGGATTTTAATAAAAAACAATTTGAAAACAGTAAACCTCAAAAAGAGCCAAAACAATTAACTACTTCTGAACAATTAGAAATAAAAAAACAAAAAATGAAGTTCTCCTTTAATCGGACCAAAACAGAAATTCGCCGATTAACCAATACCAACCCCCAATTAAATAAATTTATGACTTTGACTTTTGCCAAAAACATCACAGATCTAAAAGAAGCAAACTACATCTTCAATCAATTCATAAAACGTATTTCCTATAAATACCCTAATTTTGAATACCTAGCTGTTCCTGAGTTCCAAAAACGAGGAGCAGTTCACTATCACTTGCTCTGCAAACTTCCTTTTATTGAAATTATGAAATTACAAAAACTTTGGGGACAAGGATTTTTGAAGATAAATAAAATAGACAATGTAAATAATGTCGGTGCTTATGTTTGTAAATATCTAAGTAAAGATATGTTTGACGAGAGAACTTTCGGCAAGAAGAAATTCTTTCGTTCGCAGTCGTTGTCTGAGTCAATAGAGCTTATAGGATATTACGCAAAGATATTTATTGAAAAATTCTTGTCTGTTCTAAGTCCTGTGTTCGAAAAAAAGTTTGAATCCGAATGGCTTGGCGAAGTGGAATACAAAGCTTACTTTCTTGACTTTTTTCCTTTTAATCCAACCAACCCAAAAAGTAGAAAATTAAACCATTTTATTGTATGATTGTTATGCCTAAAAATTTCAGAAACGAGACAATCTGTTCATTACAATCAACAATGAGCTTGTAGGGTTATTTTTGACTGTGACAGAGGTTTCAGAGGTGTTTAGAGTGTCTGATGACACAATCTATCGCCTTCTAGATAAAAGAGATCTCCCCTTTTACCGCATTTGCGGATGTAAGAGAATTCTTTTAACTGACCTTGAAGAATATATCCAAAAAAGCAAAATACAAGCTCGTAATGAATAGTAACTATGTCAGCAAGGAAAATAAACAACCGATGGCATGTCGACTTTCGATTGGAAGGAAAAAGACACCGTTCTATTGCTCCAGAAAATAGCAAAGGCAGTGCAATGGATTATGAAAGACTTTTGCGAGATGAAATTGTATTAAAAAAGAAACAAAGCAAAAAAACAAAGTCTGGCAAAATATATAACTCCTATGAAGAATTTCTTTCCGATTGGTATGAAACATATGTTCTAGCAAATAATAGACCATCCGAGCAGATCAAAAAAAGTGGGATTATAAGAAATCATCTAGTTCCACATTTTGGGCAAACGAAGTTAGAAGAAATTAGTGAAAGAGATATGGAAATACTTAAGAGGGATAAACTAGCGTCAGGTCTTGCAGCAAAGACTATCAAGAATATTCAATCAGTAATGAGAAAATCTCTTGATTGTGCTGTGCAGTGGGGATACTTAGATAAAATTCCTTATTTTACTTGGATAAAAGTACCCAGAACAGAAGTACGCGTTATATCTAAGTATTGTGAACAAGAACTTCTAAATGATAATACCAACTTACTTTGGAATACAATGATTATTGTGGCTCTTAAAACTGGTATGCAACTTGGTGAGATTCTTGCACTACGTTGGACAGATGTAAACTTTTTCGAAAACATACTTAATGTAAACGGATCGATAAATGTTTGCTTTGAAAGAGCGCCAACCAAAAACGGCAAGTGCCGAGTTATACCCATGAGTAATGATGTTCGCTCTGGTCTTAAGAGATTATTTGAAGACAACAGAAAGAAGTCCAGAAATACTTATGTATTTGATAGAGGCGATGAAAAACCTTTTAGCATGTATGCTTCCGGCAGAATGTTGAAAAAAATAACCAAACAAATTGATATTGATGAACATATTCACTGGCATAAACTACGACACACTTTTGCAACAAATGTAGCAAAACGAGGTGTTAGTATGCGTATTCTTCAAGAATTACTAGGGCATTCAACGATTCTTATGACCGAAAGGTATTCTCACGTCGATATGGAGGCAAAACAAAATGCAATCCAACTTTTGGACCATAAAAACGAAAATTTTGGGCAGATTTTGGGCAGATGCCCAACTTATCCACAGGGTACAAAAAACAAAACACAACCAGAATTTGGCTGTGTTGTGCGATAAACTTATTGTTTATCAAAAAAGTTTTTTGTACACGCCAAGGGATTCGAACCCCTGACCCCCTCGGTGTAAACGAGGTGCTCTAACCAACTGAGCTAGGCGTGCATATTTATTCAATCTATTACGAAAGTATAATACACCAAACCAGACAAAAAGTCAAGAAGTAAATTACTATTTATTAGTATAATCTTTCACAATATTCCAATATACGCTATTATCTTTTTCTGACTTCATCCAATACCACCATTCTACACCCCATAAATATGCACGAGGAGTTCCAATATGTGTGACAAAATCCAAATTCTTTTTTAATCTTTTTATATTCATACTTTTTTCCTGCTCTTCAATAGGTGTACTCAAAATATCTCCATTATGAATCCAAGGCTCTACCTGCAATTCAGAAACAAAGACATCGTCCAAACTTCTGCCAAAAATTAAAGCTTTTACCCTATAAAAAACTGGGGGTAAAATCCAATCATAATTAAAATACCTTCCACTTTCTGTCGCAATAACTCTATAAATAGTTGTACCAAAAATATCGCCAGCTTTTATAGACTTTATCCAAGTGCTAAGCTCTCCACTGTCAGTTATCATTATTTTATGTTTGTTATCCAAAATTCTTACAAACTCTATTTCCTCCCCCACCCACTCTTTATGATAATTCTCACATTCACCAAATTTAAAACTAATGTACGGCTCATTTTCTACCTGCCAAATCTCTAAAGCTTTGTGATCTTTATATCTTTCTACAACTTTTTCTATATAGTCAAACAGCTCTTCTTTTGCAGAAACATCATCTTCGTTATCATAACTAACCCAATCTGGAGTATGGCATTCTGGCCAACGAGGTGTCTTTTGACCAACAACTAGAACTACTTTTGTGTTATTTTTATACGCCTCATCCATCTGCCAATCTATATCATCAAAATAAAACCTACCTTTTTCAGATTCTACAGAATTCCAAGGAGCCGATATTCTAATATATTTCGGTTTTAAATCTTTTAACATTTCCAAATAGACCTCCTTCCAATCCAAACCCAATGATTCGGCGTGCGACCTACTAAAACTTATTCCATAATCAACCTCATAAGTTTTTCTATTTAACAAAATCAAAAATACTACAAATAAAATAATAGTAAAAAATAAAACACCTACTAGAATTTTTATTCTTAATATCCTCATTTTTTTTATAACAAATGTATATCCTCTATCTCACTCCTC from Candidatus Magasanikbacteria bacterium includes the following:
- a CDS encoding zonular occludens toxin domain-containing protein, giving the protein MITIITGKPGAGKTLFMTYKALEMFLKGYDIYANWKLDFSEYAVKKKNNKKKLGKVYFWSEIPELLHIKGGQIFIDEAQGYFDSREWQDMPPSAKQKFSAHRHDVKKGKNGQIIPLNIWAGVQHTSNIDKRIRDLGQNFAEVRNIFHLIFMVSYFELQDLKDDNLKRRAVKRKVFLFNKKKANCYNTHEAVNFIEYPEFLYHREYKKEHSNDNTGLIPNSEEIPAYSKNRKK
- a CDS encoding tyrosine-type recombinase/integrase gives rise to the protein MSARKINNRWHVDFRLEGKRHRSIAPENSKGSAMDYERLLRDEIVLKKKQSKKTKSGKIYNSYEEFLSDWYETYVLANNRPSEQIKKSGIIRNHLVPHFGQTKLEEISERDMEILKRDKLASGLAAKTIKNIQSVMRKSLDCAVQWGYLDKIPYFTWIKVPRTEVRVISKYCEQELLNDNTNLLWNTMIIVALKTGMQLGEILALRWTDVNFFENILNVNGSINVCFERAPTKNGKCRVIPMSNDVRSGLKRLFEDNRKKSRNTYVFDRGDEKPFSMYASGRMLKKITKQIDIDEHIHWHKLRHTFATNVAKRGVSMRILQELLGHSTILMTERYSHVDMEAKQNAIQLLDHKNENFGQILGRCPTYPQGTKNKTQPEFGCVVR
- a CDS encoding beta-galactosidase, whose product is MRILRIKILVGVLFFTIILFVVFLILLNRKTYEVDYGISFSRSHAESLGLDWKEVYLEMLKDLKPKYIRISAPWNSVESEKGRFYFDDIDWQMDEAYKNNTKVVLVVGQKTPRWPECHTPDWVSYDNEDDVSAKEELFDYIEKVVERYKDHKALEIWQVENEPYISFKFGECENYHKEWVGEEIEFVRILDNKHKIMITDSGELSTWIKSIKAGDIFGTTIYRVIATESGRYFNYDWILPPVFYRVKALIFGRSLDDVFVSELQVEPWIHNGDILSTPIEEQEKSMNIKRLKKNLDFVTHIGTPRAYLWGVEWWYWMKSEKDNSVYWNIVKDYTNK